In Zea mays cultivar B73 chromosome 7, Zm-B73-REFERENCE-NAM-5.0, whole genome shotgun sequence, the following proteins share a genomic window:
- the LOC103633331 gene encoding uncharacterized protein: MPPPPPPPQPQHYWEPAPGYFDPYFHNIQQGLEAHIDTRFEGLMSHVDHRLDDMQSRFDSNWDALNSEFSDLRDHIHTNVTDPIMSRLNNMQQSFQDNMGALSSQFDNLSTTDNMHDISQRQQQLQQDFDQFSSLFDTFSTHYYNMHPPPSDQ; the protein is encoded by the coding sequence atgcctcctcctccacctcctcctcagcctcagcactattgggagcctgctccaggatattttgatccttattttcacaacaTACAGCAAGGGCTGGAGGCTCATATTGATACTCGATTTGAGGGGttgatgtcacatgtggatcaccgcctcgatgacatgcagtctcgctttgacagcaactgggatgcgctcaactctgaattttctgaccttcgtgatcacattcacactaatgtcactgatcccatcatgtcaaggctgaataatatgcaacaaagctttcaagataacatgggtgctctctccagtcagtttgataatctttctacaactgacaacatgcatgatatcagtcagaggcagcagcagctccagcaggactttgaccagttctcctccctgtttgacaccttcagcactcattattacaacatgcatcctccgccgagtgatcagtaa